A stretch of the Rhizobium sullae genome encodes the following:
- a CDS encoding substrate-binding domain-containing protein, translated as MRTFLSTTAMAVLTATLFAGSAAAETENPFRCKPGEKYVMNVMVSGVEYWFPVYEMFKQAGRQLGCETEYTGTPEYDVNKQIATFDQALAQNPAGILVHPMNSDPFIEPINRAIDQGTAVATFAADSPLSKRVSFITSDNTREGTYAADAIAEKMGGKGEYAVLENPGQDNHDKRIVAFIARMEEKWPDMKLVGRAASNQDPTKAYQGLSSLIQANPNLGAVFMPEANSAIGAAQANKESGGKILVMCADVNANILDMIKAGEVFGSINPNQGMQGYMGFMLLWFAKHPELIDPMNDAKRSGFNPMSIPVVDNGLSIVTAENADDFYWDKYLKRRGTKGIEE; from the coding sequence TTGCGCACTTTTCTCAGCACGACCGCGATGGCGGTCCTTACGGCAACGCTTTTTGCCGGTTCCGCGGCCGCCGAAACGGAAAACCCGTTCCGCTGTAAGCCGGGCGAAAAATACGTCATGAACGTCATGGTGTCGGGCGTGGAATACTGGTTTCCCGTCTATGAAATGTTCAAGCAGGCCGGCCGGCAGCTCGGCTGTGAGACGGAATATACCGGCACGCCGGAATATGACGTCAACAAGCAGATCGCCACCTTCGACCAAGCCTTGGCACAGAACCCGGCCGGCATTCTCGTGCATCCGATGAACTCCGATCCGTTCATCGAGCCGATCAACCGCGCGATCGACCAGGGCACGGCGGTCGCCACGTTTGCGGCCGACTCCCCGCTTTCCAAGCGCGTCTCCTTCATTACCTCGGACAACACCCGCGAAGGTACCTATGCCGCCGACGCGATCGCCGAGAAGATGGGCGGCAAGGGCGAATATGCGGTTCTCGAGAATCCGGGCCAGGACAACCATGACAAGCGCATCGTGGCCTTTATCGCCCGCATGGAAGAGAAGTGGCCGGACATGAAGCTCGTCGGTCGCGCGGCTTCCAATCAGGACCCGACCAAGGCCTATCAGGGGCTTTCGAGCCTTATTCAGGCCAATCCGAACCTCGGCGCGGTCTTCATGCCCGAAGCGAACTCGGCGATCGGCGCCGCGCAGGCAAACAAGGAAAGCGGCGGCAAGATCCTCGTCATGTGCGCGGATGTCAATGCCAACATCCTCGACATGATCAAGGCCGGTGAAGTCTTCGGCTCAATCAACCCCAACCAGGGCATGCAGGGCTATATGGGCTTCATGCTGCTGTGGTTCGCCAAGCATCCGGAACTGATAGACCCGATGAACGACGCCAAGCGCTCCGGCTTCAACCCGATGAGCATCCCGGTTGTCGATAACGGCCTGTCCATTGTGACGGCGGAAAATGCCGACGACTTCTACTGGGACAAGTACTTGAAGCGTCGTGGCACGAAGGGCATCGAGGAATAA